The DNA window TGAGCTGCAGAAATAGCTTCCTGAAATGCTTTGCCATCCTCTTATAGCCATCCCCTGCTTTGTGTGCCTTGGCCTGGCCTTTCCTAAGTGTGATTGTGGACAAGCTAATTAAGGGCAAAGACTCAAGTCTGCTAGAGGTaaaattggcaaaaaaaaaaaaagaataataaaagaataacatAACAATAACTTTATATTTCAAGAGACAACAGCAACGCAGACCGACAATAATACTAGCTAAAACAGACGACCTGCCTAATGCAagcctgagagagaaagagagagcaggcGATTGAAAATGAAATACTAGAAACTATAGAATAATAAtagaaactgtggagaaaaataaataaattatttatatatatatatatatatatatatatatatatatatatatatatatatatatatatatacacacacacacacacatatatacacactgcagTTTTGCCTCAATGGCTATACATTTATTTGGCTATACATGGTAGTAATTTtactgtgtatttattaatattcattgtCATAGTTATATTGCTTTAGGAGTatttaacgtttttttttttttaactatagTATGGTCACCCTACTTTAATAAAATGCACCATGTAGCTGGTGTTTTAAAAGAGAACGTAACGCCAAGCTAAATAAGCACTTAATAAACGTAAAGCTTCCTGTCATGTCCGCCACCCAAACCCCTCAATATTGAATATTTAAGTCGGCGTATATGTGTCTAATAATGAAACGCTGTTCTAGCAGAGAACACGCCTTCACTCGCCTCCCCACCTGGCGGCGCTGCTACAGGCTGCACACATCTGGTAACACCGTGCACAGAAGAAGCAGGAGGCGAACATGGCGGCGTCCATCTGTAGGACGTTAAAATACCTTAATCAGACGACATGCCCCAACTTTAAGGTATGGCATTATGTATGTGTTATGATGAGCATATGTATACAGAGAGTCTGTAGGTCTGTTATGCAGCAGTCTGACTTTCTGTGCGAATACAGAAACATTACAGGCAGAGAAGCGCTGTTCTGTCCAGCACGCTTCACAGAGACacagtcagagacacagagcaGGACATCAGGACACGCAGACAGGTCCCTTTGACAGTAGCTTAATAAGATAAGACGTTAGTTGGATTAATAAgctcacatatatatataatcactaTAATATGATCTATATATTAAACGGAAATGTTCTGttgataaataaaaataacccAGTGCACGGCCCTGTTTTCCAGTCTATTAGTTCCTCATCATTGGAACTATAGAAATATGACAACTGGGCCTCTTCAAAACAttaagcaggtcttgtggggtgttcccggtatgcattGGTCAGTCCCTACCAAAAttggttcaagaaaggacaaccttTGAACTGGTGACAGTGTTGACTTAATAACTAACAATGTTGATGGTTAATCACTGTGCACTGGTTAATATGCACATAAATGTGAACTAATGATCTATTCCTGTGGATACAGGGTGTTGCATCCTTTCTGGATGTGCACTTTTCCCAGCCTGTGGTGATTCCTGTACGGACAAAGAGGCGCTTCTTCATCTCTCCCTCAAAGATCAATAACGAGATGACCCCTTCAAACCAGCAGAAAAAGGCACGGGCCGCGGGGGTGATCTTGAAGCAGGAGTACTTTGAGAGATCCATCAACATTTCATGCACAGGTACACCAGTTACCACCTGACATTatcaagtttttttgtttgtttttatttcttgaAGGCAATGTGCTTTCTGATGTTTTTATCTGGTATATTTTTCTTGCTTTGTGTAATCGATAGCTGGGATCGTGGATCCATACATTCCTCCTGAGGGTGATGCTCGCCTCTCTTCGCTGTCTAAAGAGGGTCTAAAACAGCGCACGGAGCAGCTGCGACAAAGTGCTGCCTCACAGCTGGCGTAAGAATCTCTGTGTCTAATGTTTCCTACATGCCTCGTAACATATTTAACCGGGATTTGCCAGTTCATTTTCTTCATACATACTGTGCCCACTGACATGCTGACACGATGTTACCATATTGCTATCAGTTAGTATCAGtgctgtgttcagtgtgatccAACCCTCAAACAAAATCTGGTCACTGGTGCTTTTATCGCTTTGATGGATGGGGTAGAGGACGGTTGATGATTTTTACAACAAAAGATTGATCTTGGGTTGAGATGTCAAGACCTACAAAGTGCAATTAAATGGGAGGGGTCCTCAAGAGTTAACACTGTGTGACTGTGAAATGCAGTACCCAGTAGAGGCAGTATAATAGATACagtaaatctgtgtgtgtgtatgtatatgtgtatgtagagagagagagagagagagagagagatagatagatagatagatagatatcatGGTAATAAAATGGCTTTCTGTTTTATTGTGCTGTTGTGGATATTTGTTGTTCTGCTTTGTGGTCATTTGCAGTGTTTGAGAGTGAGGTCCCAGGTGATTTGGATCAgattttctttacatttacggcatttagcagacgctcttatccagagcgacttacttcACTGTAGTGATGGTATTGGGCagatgatgagcagtgcctgacTTCTTCCAGACATGATGCTTAGACTTGAGACCAGAAAGTTTAGTCTTGCTTTCAtttaggaagagtcctggttgTTCCAGACTTCTGCCACTTAAGAGGTATGGAGGCCACTGTATTGGGAACTTGGGAACTCTCAGTGCTGCAGAATATTTTACGGCCTTCTCCAGAACTGTGCCTCCACACAATTCTGTCTCCGAGCCCTACAGGCAGTCAGGTGTGCGtttttccaaatcatgtccaattaATATCTCAGAGATGATGATGGGAAACGGGGGGCCTCCAGAGCACAATTTCAAGTGTTATAGCAAAGGGTCTGCATACTGATGTCCATGCGAAATTTTTGTAATACATGAACATATGTAGTACAGTTAACCCTACATATGGCCTAAGTTCTAGTGTTTGCACACATTTTACTTACAGCTCAGTCATTCATACACTATTATTTCTGCAAACAGAACAAACTTTTTCCCTTGCATAGTAAACTGGCAACTCGCCATGTCGTTtgattttttacatatttttgtgtgattttgatGTTGTATAAAGCCTTAACATCTCATTTTTGTGGGGATTTTTTAGGATACGTAAAATAAAGGATCACGACTCTGAGTTCTCTACTAAGGAGTTTGCTGTACGAGCTCAGGAAATCTTCATTGAGGCCCATTTGGCCCTGACACAGTAAGATACACATTTGTCCTGTTCTGTTAAGATGAAGGCTTTACACCTGGATTCACTGTTCGATCCTTATTAATTGTGATGAATGTTTGCAGTTCCCAGTTATATCAGTATCAATAATCAAACATCCATAAATATCCACATGCAGGTAACTCAGTCCAACCACCTTATGCTGTTGAATTGAAATGTGTTGTGGTATGTTGGAAATGTGAATGTTGAAATGTGGTGTGGTAATTGGAgatgaaatacactatatggacaaaagcattgggacatttgctcattcattgtttctactaAAACCAAGGGAATAAAAAAGTGTatactactgtccagggaagggttTCCACTGAGTTTTGaagtattgctgtgagaatttgatcgCATTCAGCAATAGGAGTATTAGTGAGGCcagaatgttgaatgatgactaccccacttcatccccaactcctaaGCTCATCTCATCAGTATTGGTTGAAGAagagttccactgctacacagctcagtgctcgggggggctttataaccctctagcccacacctgacattaggcagcatggtgccaataggttcatgcttatctgcttcagagagtcctattctggcTCTACTTCTGTATAGGGGCTAGACAAACTGTTTGTCAgctatgggtgcaacttaaagtagctgaatgcattcattaaaaagggtgtccacacacatttttacagtCAGTGTTATAAACAGGGCTCTGATGTTGATAATAATtgtttttgcatgttttgaATAATTTGAGAAGTGTTAAAAATATGAATGCCCTCAATCGGAATGTCTCATGTTATAGGTTCAACAAAGAGAAACTTCATTCGTTGGTCACTGAAAGGTGTTACCCTGTATGTAATTCACTGTTTTGTCATAAAATTTCTGAAATATGGTTGTCATGGTTTGGCAGTGTCACCATGCTGTTCTGCTCTGTGTTGTAGGAGATGGTTCGAGGGAATCGATTTAAAACACTGCGCTGGAGCTTCATTGAGTCACTGGAGCCGCCAAGATTGGTTCATGCCCGATGCCCTGACATGATCAGCAAGGGCAATCTGTATGGTCAGGTGACAATTCGCATGCACTCCAGACAGGTAAGTGCAGTAAGTGAGTGTAAATGGTTAGGTCTATACTTGACCAAGCTGAAAAGCACAACATTATGTTAATTTTTCCTTGTTTTGGGGTTAATCAGACACTGGCTGTCTATGACCGATTTGGCCGGTTGATGCTGGGAAATGAGGAGGAACCCAGGGACGTCTTGGAATACCTGGTGATGGAGAGGCACCTGGTCAACCCGTACGGATGCTGGAGACTACATGGCAAGATTGTTCCAGCCTGGGCACCACCTAAAGACCCCATCATTAAGGTTTGTGGGTTTGATGGTTCTCAAACTGACAATAGCTGAGAATGGTGCCtgaatacattatatgtccaaatgtttgtggacacctctattgaatgcattcagctactttaagttgtactcATTGCTGACgtagatgtgcacacacacacacacacacacacacagacacagcttgtctactcactgtagagaagtactgccaatagactctctgtggagctgtggaactgaaTGATGTTGCTCTAtctaatacctttgggatgagtttcaTCCTGACCTTTTTAGCTCTcctatcgctgaatgcaattaaatcttcacagcaatgcaccaaaATCAGAAGAAATCCATAAAGTGTATGTGCCTTTTAcgttatgttaatgttaatatgtCAAGGTTTCTACCATCTGCATATTAGGGGTGTACCAGTTAACTTATTAAGAGTATAATTTCTGATATATATGATAAGAGACACCTAGATGTCTAATGTTGACCATCTGCATGAGTTCTAAGGAAGATGATACATGAGAGACCCTCAAATTACTTTTTGTTACATTGGACACCCTGTTTTTTTTAGCAGTATTTCTAATAGAGAGGCATGTAAGCTGTACAGTACACTAGTTCATTCTCTGtggtttaatttaatatataacaCATGTCTTTTACTTACTACTGCttgttttttccctcttttcctcAGACTGTCATGATCCCAGGCCCTAAGCTCAAACCACATGAGGAGTTTGAGAGTCTCAATTATGAGGTCCCTAAACCCAAGGCAGTGCAATGGCACAAATAATCCAGAGGGTGGCGCATCCATCCTCTATGTACAGAGTCAGTGTTGACTTATGAAATAAAGTATTTTCATGTTGCGTTTCTTCTTTGTTGTCATGGAAGTGTTGTAGGAAAATGTACATTCTGTATGTACAATCTGGATGGACAAGCAGGTAACCAGGAAATCTAACATTAAACTTTAGTTAAAAGTGGATGTTTGGTACAGTATGTTTTATTTCACAGTGATTGCTAGACatttttaataacattgctTATATGTACTTTTGGCTTCCATTAGAAAAGTCTAAACTcatcttaaaaatatatatataaaaatatgctTCATGTTGTCTCAACCAAAAAACATACCTCATATTGGATGAAAGTGCTACTGAACAGGAAACACTGAGCAAAACATTGAAACattgttgactttcttcttaacaTTCAGTGGTGTTTTCCTTCAAATTCAATTTACTTCTGCAAATTTTCCTTTACTTTATGACATGATGCATTGTCATGCTTGCAGTGGCTGTTAGCAGATTGGTAAATTGTGGTCATAAAGGAATGCACACTACTTggataggctgtggcattcaagtcAGGACTGATTGGTGTTAATGAAGCCAAACTGTTCTGAGAAAACATTCTCCATGCCATTGCTCCACCTCCTcaagcctggactgttgacccAAGACAGGATGGGTcaatggattcatgctgttggcaaGAGAATCTGGGCCTACCATCTGCAAGCCTCAACAGAATTTAATACTAATCAGACTAGGCTCTGTTTTTCCtttcttcagctgtccagtgttggtgagtcTGTGgccgctgcagcctcagctttctgttcttggcagaCTGAAGTGGAGCgtgatgtggtcttctgctgttgtagttaAGTGTTAGTATAAGTGTTTATTGCTTATATAGATGGAATTATGGTCAATATAATTTTGTTACAAAAtaatgtcaattaaataaaatctatTATGTAAAAGAAGTGCTTGCATAAATATTTAACCCCTTTAAAGTAACTGACCTAATTCACCAGAGGTCCAGGTAattggtgctagtagtctcGCTATTGGTGAAACGGAAATCACCTGAGTGCAGAGAATGTGTCTCGAAACTgcagtataaagacacctgtctggaaggtcctGTTCATAGTTAATCTGTATTCCTGACTGGAAATACACCTTGAAGACAAGAAAAGAGTATGGTCAGGGGACGACAGGGGAAAAACAACTGAATGTCCCCTGGAGTTCGGgtaaatccattattaagaaatggaaggaatatggcacgTGTAAATCTGTCTAGAGCAGGCTGTCCTCACAAACTGTGACTGTGCAAGAAGGAACCTAGTGAGGGAGGTCACCATGACCCTTATAACTGAGACTTGTAATTCTTGTCGAATCGCCAAATTGTATTGACCAtaattccatttataaaagcaatagaaGGGGAAAACATCCAAGTGGGTGAATACGTTCCTTATTAGATGACTTTAACCCTTTCACTGAACTTAATTGAAAAGACTGAACTCGAGCGGCACCAAAAATGAGCTAAACTGAAAGTGATGCATTAGAGGCCTGGCAGAACATCCCTAGGGAAGATGCAAAACATGTAGTGATGTCTACAGTAGTGTTTCAGCATTTGCGACCAAGTACTAGACATGACTATTTCATTTATTGCTTTTTATACCTTTCTCTACTCTAACTACTGGTCTCCTGCAATTTACCCTCATAGTCAATGTTTCAAAACCAGCgtgctgtacactgtaaaaaaaggaGTTGTTTCTTGAGGAACGTCTAGGTTGCTCCAAGAACTCAGACGTTTCTCAGTGTTCTTAGAGGTGTCTGTAAGAACTTTTGGGAacttttaaccttttttttgaTGGTTACTTTAAGCAAaggtttcaaattgaagaacctccagaagttccACAAAGAGCTTGTGTAGTAGTGTAGGAAACCAAAACCACAAAACAGTCTTGCACACCCATCTGTCTTTTTATCATGGCTTTGTGAACAAAGGATAGACTTCCATTCAGGTTTCTTTGATTCTAAGCCATGTGATgtaacataaacacacacttgaCCTCCCACCAGTCTGTGAAACTGGCTGATTCTAAtgaatatacagtcatgcccgaaagtattcatacccctggcaaagtttgacttaaatttacttttatttaaccagaaattatatttttgccttgaaacgacacaggcatctcccaggataTAACatgatgatgtacaagaggcatcattgtgggaaaaagtatttctcagcttttatacacatttgaacaaaaagtggcatgtccaaaattattcataccctttgaaaactgtcacagtatatgggaaaatccaaagttctataccattccaaatagtccaagctgttttaaagcatcctaattaccctgattcattgggaacagctgttttaatcaactcaacaggagaaaaacagcagctctctgcagttggtttgtggacaatcatggctaagacaaaggagctcactaaggacctgcggctgtgcattgtggccgctcacaagtcaggaaagggctataaagccatatcaaaatgttttcaagtgcaaagtattattaaaaaatacaagaagttccgcactgtggaaaatctcagaagatgtggtcggaagccaaaagtgacacctgtgctggccaggagaatagtgagagaggtgaagaaaaatccaaggatcaccaccaaggccatcctggtgaatctggactctgctggtggcgacatctcaaggcagacagttcaacggacactgcacactgctgggttccacggacgcaggccaaggaggacaccacttctccagaaaaggcacacaaaagcccgcttgacctttgcaaatgctcatctggacaaagaagaagacttctggtgttctgttttatggtcacatgaaacaaaaattgaattgtttggccacaatgatgtgtgcaccatttggcgtaaaaaaggagaagccttcaaccctaagaacaccatccccactgtcaaacatggtggtgggaacctaatgttttgggggtgtttttcagccaatggaccagggaacttgatcgcagtaaatggcaccatgaaaaaagagcaatacatcaagattctcaacaacaacatcaggcagtctgcagagaaacttggccttgggaaccggtggacatttcagcatgacaacgacccaaaacacacagccaaagtggtgaagaaatggttagcagacaaaaacatgaatgttttgcagtggcccagccagagtcctgacttgaatccaattgagaatctgtggagggagctaaagatcagggtgatggcaaggagaccctcgaacctcaaagagttggagctcatcactaaagatgaatgggcaaaaataccagtggagacatgcaaaaagctggtcagcaattacaggaagcgtttgattgctgtaatagccaatgaaggcttttctattaattattgagaagggtatgaataattttggacatgccactttttgttccaatgtgtataaaagctgagaaatattttttcccacaatgatgcctcttgtacatcatcgtgttatctcctgggaggtgcctgtgtcgtttccaggcaaaaatataatttctggtgaaataaaagtaaatttaagtcaaactttgacaggggtatgaatactttcgggcatgactgtgtatatatatatatatatatatatatatatatatatatatatatatatatatatatatatatatatatatatatatggacaaaggaATTTCCCTTCTCAAACTCAGACACAGCACTGAGTGCAAGAACTGACGATAGGCCACGAGTCAATAACATGAAACTTCAAAATAgtttgtttatatttacatcatttgtaaacaaaacaattatGTTAATAAATGTATGCTTATATATCAAATTGAATGTAAACAAAAAGTCTTTACAAATAGCTCATGATAGTCGCAGGGGGTCTTGTACATCTCCTGAACACTCTTCCACAAACATTACTGCCATGTCAGTTTTTTTGTAATGATTGCGTTGCATGTTGTTTCAGAGTTGGTTATATCACAGAAAACAATTGCATTTATTGAACAGATGCAGGATTAATGTTCCCACCTAAAGTTTTTCCACTACAATAGGAACTTGGAACTGAATAGAAAATAATCTGACATACATGTGCTCTTACATTTCTTCGGTATTTCTCTCTTTACATCAGGTGTTCTCTCTGATTTTAAGGTGATGCTGAGGTGTGACTGATGATTGAAGAAACCAAACTggtatacaaacacaaagacacacaaaaCAATAGCAAGTTCAAAGAGGGATTGATAATAATTTAGGGCCAAAGGAGGGTATGCACTTAGATGGGGACACCAGTTCAATACAATGATTTTCAGTCTTGGCATTTTGCTCGATGCACATACATTTGAGAGGAACATTTACTGTGGCAGTCTTCATTAGTGGTGGCCATTAGGTGCCTCGAATACACTGTAGCAAATGCCTAGTGGCCCGATTTGTTCAATTTTGGTTCATGCCTTTGACGTTAGAGGAACaaagcacagtgctaaaaagCTCATAAGTCAGGTGGGAAAATAAAGGCCTCAGCCGCAGTTTCTGCATCACCTTCTTCCTCCTCTGGGATTGGTTCCTCCCATGTAAAAACGTCTGAGTTGTTATCATGCTCTATTACAGATGCTTGCGGTTCTCCTTCCGCTTCCCATGGACACAGAGCATCACATCGAGTCAGGGGCCGACTAGCTCTCGCCCCCTGTGCACTAGAGTCTGGAGATAGTGGCACATCTGTTTGAATGATGTGAGCCTCACTGTGATCACCGCTGACTTCTGCATTTGCTGGTATTTCAGAGGCTGTAGGCCGAAGACCAGCATCTGCACAGACATCTTcttgcatttttaatttttcgGAGTTCTCAGGTTTTGGAGGACATACTTCTGCTTGAGACTTATCTTGACTTTGACTTAGTTTAGGTGACTGTTCTGTTTTCCAGGGACAAATATCAGCACAAACACTCTCTTGCTTATGAATTTGCTTCTCTGGC is part of the Salminus brasiliensis chromosome 17, fSalBra1.hap2, whole genome shotgun sequence genome and encodes:
- the mrpl45 gene encoding large ribosomal subunit protein mL45; this translates as MAASICRTLKYLNQTTCPNFKGVASFLDVHFSQPVVIPVRTKRRFFISPSKINNEMTPSNQQKKARAAGVILKQEYFERSINISCTAGIVDPYIPPEGDARLSSLSKEGLKQRTEQLRQSAASQLAIRKIKDHDSEFSTKEFAVRAQEIFIEAHLALTQFNKEKLHSLVTERCYPEMVRGNRFKTLRWSFIESLEPPRLVHARCPDMISKGNLYGQVTIRMHSRQTLAVYDRFGRLMLGNEEEPRDVLEYLVMERHLVNPYGCWRLHGKIVPAWAPPKDPIIKTVMIPGPKLKPHEEFESLNYEVPKPKAVQWHK